A single genomic interval of Helianthus annuus cultivar XRQ/B chromosome 13, HanXRQr2.0-SUNRISE, whole genome shotgun sequence harbors:
- the LOC110898238 gene encoding T-complex protein 1 subunit gamma produces the protein MQSPVLVLKDSLTRESGSKVHHANIQASKAVADIIRTTLGPRSMLKMLLDAQGGIVVTNDGNAILRELDIAHPAAKSMIELSRTQDEEVGDGTTSVIVLAGEMLHVAEAFIDKKYHPTVICRAYIKALEDALAVLDKISMSIDVNDRSMMLGLVKSCIGTKFTSQFGDLIADLALDATTTVGVDLGQGIREVDIKKYIKVEKIPGGQLEDSKVLKGVMFNKDVVVPGKMKRKIINPRIILLDCPLEYKKGENQTNAELVREEDWAILLKMEEEYIENICVQILKFKPDLVITEKGLSDLACHYFSKAGVSAIRRLRKTDNNRIAKACGAVIVNRPDELQESDVGTGAGLFEVKKIGDEFFSFIVDCKDPKACTILLRGASKDLLNEVERNLQDAMSVARNILKHPKLVPGGGATELTVSATLKQKSSSIEGIEKWPYEAAAVAFEAIPRTLAQNCGVNVIRTMTALQGKHANGENAWTGIDGNSGEIADMKELKIWDAYNVKAQTFKTAIEAASMLLRIDDIVSGIKKRQAPGSNQPSKPTIETEGDADNEQMIPE, from the exons ATGCAATCACCGGTTCTCGTTCTCA AGGATTCTCTCACTCGTGAATCTGGAAGTAAGGTGCATCATGCAAATATTCAAGCTTCAAAG GCCGTGGCTGATATTATTCGAACCACTTTGGGTCCAAGGTCGATGCTAAAGATGCTTTTAGACGCTCAAGGAG GAATTGTGGTCACTAATGATGGGAATGCCATTTTGCGGGAGTTGGATATTGCTCACCCTGCTGCAAAG TCCATGATTGAACTAAGCCGCACACAGGATGAGGAAGTTGGTGATGGAACTACATCAGTCATTGTTCTTG CTGGTGAGATGCTTCACGTTGCAGAAGCTTTCATTGACAAGAAGTATCATCCTACAGTTATTTGCCGAG CTTACATCAAGGCTCTTGAGGATGCTCTTGCTGTGTTGGACAAAATCTCCATGTCTATTGATGTGAATGACC GTTCAATGATGCTGGGTTTGGTTAAGAGTTGTATCGGCACAAAATTTACCAGTCAATTTGGGGATCTGATTGCA GATCTAGCACTCGACGCAACAACTACAGTCGGTGTGGACCTAGGCCAAGGAATACGAGAAGTGGATATTAAAAAATACATTAAAGTCGAGAAAATCCCCGGTGGCCAATTAGAAGATTCCAAAGTCCTCAAAGGCGTTATGTTCAACAAAGATGTCGTCGTCCCCGGAAAAATGAAACGAAAAATTATAAACCCGCGTATCATATTACTAGATTGCCCTTTAGAATACAAAAAGGGTGAGAATCAAACAAACGCCGAATTAGTACGAGAAGAAGATTGGGCCATACTCTTAAAAATGGAAGAAGAATACATAGAAAACATTTGCGTACAAATACTTAAATTCAAGCCTGATTTGGTGATAACCGAAAAGGGGCTTAGTGATTTGGCGTGTCATTATTTCAGTAAAGCCGGAGTTAGCGCGATTAGGAGATTGAGGAAAACCGATAATAACCGGATTGCGAAAGCGTGTGGGGCGGTTATTGTGAATCGGCCCGATGAACTTCAAGAATCGGATGTTGGGACTGGTGCTGGGCTTTTTGAGGTTAAAAAGATTGGTGATGAGTTTTTTTCGTTTATTGTGGATTGTAAAGACCCGAAAGCGTGCACGATTCTTCTTCGAGGTGCCAGCAAGGATCTTTTGAATGAAGTTGAACGGAACTTGCAG GATGCAATGTCAGTTGCTAGGAACATCCTGAAGCATCCGAAACTTGTTCCCGGTGGTGGTGCAACTGAGTTAACTGTTTCCGCTACCCTGAAGCAGAAGAGCTCGTCGATAGAAGGCATTGAGAAG TGGCCTTATGAAGCCGCAGCCGTAGCGTTTGAAGCTATACCACGAACATTGGCACAGAACTGTGGTGTCAATGTCATTAGAACCATGACTGCTCTTCAGGGAAAG CATGCAAATGGTGAGAATGCCTGGACAGGTATAGATGGCAATTCAGGTGAAATTGCTGATATGAAAGAACTAAAG ATTTGGGATGCTTATAACGTGAAGGCGCAGACCTTTAAGACAGCCATCGAAGCTGCTTCTATGCTTTTAAGAATCGATGATATCGTGAGTGGAATCAAAAAGAGGCAAGCTCCTGGATCTAACCAACCATCAAAACCCACTATTGAGACCGAAGGGGATGCTGATAACGAGCAGATGATTCCCGAGTGA